The Triticum aestivum cultivar Chinese Spring chromosome 7B, IWGSC CS RefSeq v2.1, whole genome shotgun sequence genome window below encodes:
- the LOC123159154 gene encoding uncharacterized protein: protein MLATTMAQPFFPPVTNFPINKKKNLGFCKLLFETPSGFAIFTFDMRYLHKDIEDTWTYFVGNYWHLLFLKMHAFRRFEDKSDAINLSTRRVGPRMISLICKYCLPGELIIVGSLEYKLILQENMRRACSYNDIVREIMWGMQNLMPLLIPQEQSVFTKADRLPICKGLDMLLSRHGIDNVKQEWINEDILQLALKVYHVDLRENEHSKFLRRSLGLDKHLKAISGFDAKDWDLVKLATVLKTMVDPDDTRLPIAKAFEMFSREEAKLIELDAPKYEDLLDRDTISEIYDDIVAFREYVDKVLLKLRHLLKKAEAAVETEDVLEKAATNGVDSMKQVDHTCLAVDLEVRNQQCNITGDVEILPPSNSADADGVEILPPSKKV from the exons ATGCTCGCGACCACCATGGCTCAGCCTTTTTTTCCGCCCGTCACCAACTTTC CAATAAATAAAAAGAAGAATCTTGGGTTTTGCAAGCTGCTATTCGAGACACCATCCGGCTTCGCAATTTTCACTTTTGATATGCGCTACCTCCACAAAGATATTGAG GACACCTGGACCTACTTCGTGGGCAACTATTGGCACTTACTT TTCCTCAAGATGCACGCTTTCCGTAGGTTCGAGGATAAGTCTGATGCCATCAACCTCTCCACCAGGCGAGTAGGCCCCCGAATGATCTCACTGATCTGCAAGTACTGCCTCCCTGGAGAACTAATCATTGTTGGAAGCCTCGAATATAAATTAATTCTCCAAGAGAATATG AGGCGCGCCTGTTCGTACAATGACATAGTGAGGGAGATTATGTGGGGTATGCAGAATCTCATGCCTCTTTTAATCCCTCAAGAACAATCTGTGTTCACAAAAGCGGACCGGCTCCCCATATGCAAAGGATTGGATATGCTTTTATCTCGACACGGCATTGATAATGTCAAGCAAGAGTGG ATTAATGAAGATATTCTTCAGCTGGCTCTCAAGGTGTATCATGTTGATTTACGTGAAAATGAACATTCAAAATTCTTGCGCAGAAGTCTTGGTCTTGATAAGCATCTGAAGGCCATTTCTGGATTTGATGCAAAGGATTGGGATTTAGTCAAACTTGCAACAGTGCTGAAGACAATGGTCGATCCTGATGATACACGTCTTCCAATTGCCAAAGCTTTCGAG ATGTTCTCGCGTGAGGAGGCTAAATTGATCGAGCTTGATGCACCTAAATATGAAGATCTGTTAGACAGGGACACAATCTCAGAAATCTATGATGACATTGTTGCTTTCCGTGAATACGTGGACAAAGTGCTGTTGAAATTGCGCCACTTGCTTAAGAAGGCTGAAGCAGCAGTGGAAACTGAAGATGTGCTGGAGAAAGCTGCAACAAATGGTGTTGACTCCATGAAGCAAGTTGACCATACATGTTTAGCAGTGGACCTGGAAGTACGCAACCAACAATGTAATATCACAG GTGATGTAGAAATCTTGCCGCCCAGTAATAGTGCAGATGCAGATGGTGTAGAAATCTTGCCACCCAGTAAAAAAGTGTAG